One Plasmodium cynomolgi strain B DNA, chromosome 12, whole genome shotgun sequence genomic region harbors:
- a CDS encoding DNA-directed RNA polymerase III largest subunit (putative): MAELWSEAVDMAELRSEAVDVAELRSEAVDVEGLRVKAVDVAELRTNAADVEGLRVKAVDVEEFRTNAANVAELRRIIQRTSLRKGFVQDVKSNWEIKSLKFGIMNKEEIIKCSEVKILNREMYKNNTGIPYPYGVLDLKLGAHKSNSLCETCNRNFMNCSGHFGYIELNYPLFHVGYYKYIIYILYCICKVCSHILLSNEKLEFYTNLKRRTVEDKFFKKHIFKKILNSCKKVTKCYRCGYPQGVIKKIIKPSLDQFMKLKHVIKTKENGKMVIKEDDLNSLYVLNLFKNMNPYHIKLLNVENPEKLLITALLVPPNTIRPSVIIDEHGTAEDDLTCILSEITQLNNTINNQCSNGYQTNQFLGNVEFLQLQTTRFINSDSPAVSQLLATQNISKPGRGICQRLKGKEGRFRCNLSGKRVDFSSRTVISPDPNISIDEVVIPEIIAMRLTYPEKVNRYNIEKLKKLIKNGTNTWPGANYIIKKGCNGRSCSRGGGFSSQGDSIIDVVKRGNPAINKISLKYANKKFVIENLQVGDIVERHLVNGDIVLFNRQPSLHRMSIMCHKARVMKYKTFRFNECVCSPYNADFDGDEMNLHVPQTEEARAEALYLMNVKHNLITPKNGEVMIALTQDFLSASYVITNKDTFLDRDSFCLLCSYFSDAKVDIELPVPAILKPKELWTGKQLISVLIKPNRKENTIINFELKEREYSTKNGDLKHMCLNDSYVCFYKSELICGSLGKKVLGSSKYGLFYYLIHHNSSYVALKIMNRFSKLTSRYFTNKGMTIGIDDVTPSDTLIQKKKDLLQAGYEKVNKEILLYNEKKMQIQPGCTLEETLEIKVKNILDDLRNDAGKTCNQYLDHLNKPLIMFNSGAKGALINIAQMIACVGQQNVTGQRIQNGFINRTLPHFNIHCKDSESRGFVQNSFYTGLNPTEFFFHTMSGREGLVDTAVKTAETGYMQRRLMKALEDLSIHYDYSVRSCDKQIVQFIYGDDALNPSYVDNNNSYAHQFDKIFDHIISISSSNILLSYGKPDPKPNLAALAAFPAFPASPISRITHRVISKMSASDASPFIPMAHDEHFVRMVMEKPERNPRWAPRPEAAAGEEEAAVEEDVEEDVEEDVEGRVKLEIEGSVWVAKQGQKRTKQTKQTRQTKQTRQTRQTKQLTQPKRHHPEDDADEEATTQNNCVLPPHKYQSIARLVNDYRNVVEIKTLIDKNQICVSESEKKLVRSMYNQMSKNVVKKIEIVNTVYRSEREKSRRSKGQCQGETNCTSVRDAVGGDTTSADAQGYASASSAHAQGYAPNRRKKRNAQPHSGTNGSHDRDEVPRLYESKQYKQMIKNVIAFVSVFEYIEKKKQHYILLPYEVVQWTNFLLNYLSELMPTNIYVHTKLSQRENPTHQERTKTMNIYMKEIKKWLIVKAINVYKFFKNKKGVDLMRRTDYLDFVRAETYDSSYRYLFYDYPFINLKQLYLFIFFNVSKYFKYISAPGDAVGSISAQSIGEPGTQMTLKTFHFAGVASMNVTLGVPRIKEIINASSTIQTPILNIPLQVKDNYNFALMMKSKLEKTTIRDICLYIKEDYTSRGIFLSVKFNEELIHNLFLNINAYSIKEIIMRQSHINKIKINKVVVEVVNEYKLHMSLKNGEFLFFQMESLKKGLLDLLIHGDKDIKRCIIKKEEVEVTDDEVEGTGEGVEGTGEGVEGTGEGVEGTGEGVEGKKRPPTAHGDDANHTKGEEATEKERPEKERPGKELLGKECPKEEKLRNIMEAFKMQIKEEMLKRDNPGGDEEGGEGEGEEELLINLDTINIDSLNLEKGNALNYVLGLEGVDFKHIISNHVINVFQVLGIEAARVTIINEIKKCIEAYSIDIDIRHIMLLADIMAFTGDILGINRFGIQKARHSTLMLASFEETNEHLFVSSFFKNRDEINNISESIIVGKNIPIGTGAFQLLYDYKFNREERKLTLLERAQQEVP, from the exons ATGGCGGAGTTGTGGAGCGAAGCGGTGGACATGGCGGAGTTGCGGAGCGAAGCGGTGGATGTGGCGGAGTTGCGAAGCGAAGCGGTGGATGTGGAGGGGCTACGGGTAAAAGCGGTGGATGTGGCGGAGTTGCGGACAAACGCGGCGGACGTGGAGGGGCTACGGGTAAAAGCGGTGGATGTGGAGGAGTTCCGGACAAACGCTGCGAACGTGGCGGAGCTGCGGAGGATAATCCAACGCACCAGCCTGCGGAAGGGGTTCGTGCAAGACGTAAAGAGCAActgggaaataaaaagtctCAAATTCGGAATCATGaacaaggaagaaataataaaatgctCAGAGGTGAAAATTCTAAACAGagaaatgtacaaaaacaACACAGGTATTCCATATCCGTATGGAGTCCTGGATCTGAAGTTAGGAGCTCACAAAAGTAACTCCCTGTGTGAAACTTGTAATCGAAATTttatgaactgttcaggtcATTTTGGATACATTGAATTAAACTATCCACTTTTCCATGTGGGATACTATAAGTACATCATCTACATCCTCTACTGCATATGTAAAGTATGTTCACATATCCTACTGAGTAATGAGAAGCTGGAGTTTTATACTAATCTGAAGAGACGTACAGTAGAggataaatttttcaaaaaacacatttttaaaaaaattctgaacagTTGTAAGAAAGTAACCAAGTGTTATCGATGTGGATATCCCCAaggagtaataaaaaaaattattaagcCTAGTTTAGATCAATTCATGAAATTAAAACATGTAATTAAAACgaaggaaaatggaaaaatggtaATAAAAGAGGATGATTTGAATAGTCTTTACGTTTTGAATCtcttcaaaaatatgaatccATATCATATCAAACTtttaaatgtagaaaatcCAGAGAAACTACTCATAACAGCCTTGTTGGTACCTCCTAACACGATTAGACCATCTGTTATAATTGATGAACATGGCACAGCAGAGGATGATTTGACATGCATTCTTTCAGAAATCACACAACTTAATAACACCATTAATAATCAATGTAGTAATGGATACCAAACTAATCAATTCCTAGGCAATGTAGAATTTTTGCAATTACAGACTACAAGATTTATTAATAGTGATTCCCCTGCTGTGTCTCAATTACTAGCTActcaaaatatttcaaaaccTGGTAGAGGTATCTGTCAGAGACTTAAGGGTAAAGAAGGTAGATTTAGATGCAACCTTTCTGGTAAAAGGGTAGACTTCTCAAGTAGAACCGTTATTTCACCGGATCCGAATATCTCTATAGATGAGGTAGTCATTCCTGAAATTATTGCTATGAGACTTACCTATCCAGAGAAGGTAAATCGGTATAACATCGAAAAGTTGAAGAAACTTATAAAGAATGGAACGAATACGTGGCCTGGGGCAAATTACATTATTAAGAAAGGGTGCAACGGGAGGAGTTGCTCAAGGGGCGGCGGGTTCTCCTCGCAGGGGGATTCCATCATCGACGTGGTGAAGCG AGGCAACCCCGCCATCAACAAAATCAGCCTCAAGTACGCGAACAAAAAGTTTGTTATAGAGAATCTGCAAGTAGGAGACATCGTGGAGAGACACCTAGTAAATGGAGACATCGTGTTGTTCAATCGGCAGCCATCCCTCCATCGAATGTCTATCATGTGTCACAAAGCGAGAGTCATGAAATATAAGACGTTTCGATTCAACGAATGTGTTTGCTCTCCTTACAATGCGGACTTCGATGGGGACGAAATGAATTTACATGTACCCCAAACAGAGGAAGCAAGAGCAGAGGCTCTATATCTGATGAATGTAAAGCATAATTTGATTActccaaaaaatggagaagtgaTGATTGCATTGACGCAGGATTTCCTTTCAGCTTCGTACGTCATCACAAATAAGGATACCTTTCTGGATAGGGATTCCTTCTGTTTACTATGCTCCTACTTCTCAGATGCAAAGGTGGATATAGAGTTACCTGTCCCGGCTATCCTAAAACCGAAGGAACTTTGGACAGGTAAGCAATTGATAAGCGTACTCATAAAACCAAACAGGAAAGAAAACACAATAATTAATTTCGAATTGAAGGAGAGGGAATACTCAACGAAAAATGGAGACCTCAAGCATATGTGTCTAAACGATTCTTATGTGTGTTTCTATAAGTCTGAATTAATTTGTGGTTctttaggaaaaaaagttttggGTTCTTCTAAATATGGTCTATTCTACTACCTCATCCATCATAACTCATCCTACGTTGCtctaaaaattatgaaccgTTTTTCAAAGCTCACTAGTAGATACTTCACAAACAAAGGAATGACTATAGGTATTGATGATGTAACTCCATCGGATACTCTAAttcagaagaaaaaggatctCCTACAAGCAGGTTAcgaaaaggtgaacaaaGAAATCCTTCTCtataatgaaaagaaaatgcaaatacaACCAGGATGTACTTTAGAAGAAACTCTCGAAattaaggtaaaaaatattttagatGATTTACGAAATGATGCAGGGAAGACATGTAATCAATATTTAGATCATTTGAATAAGCCTCTAATTATGTTTAATTCTGGAGCTAAAGGAGCTCTCATCAATATTGCTCAAATGATTGCTTGTGTTGGACAACAGAATGTTACAGGTCAGAGGATTCAAAACGGGTTCATTAATAGGACCTTACCTCATTTCAATATTCATTGTAAGGACTCTGAAAGTAGGGGGTTCGTTCAAAACTCCTTCTACACAGGTCTTAATCCAactgagtttttttttcataccaTGTCTGGTAGAGAAGGGCTTGTGGACACAGCTGTTAAGACTGCAGAAACGGGGTACATGCAGAGGAGACTCATGAAGGCACTCGAGGATTTGTCAATTCATTACGACTACTCAGTGCGGTCTTGTGACAAACAAATTGTGCAATTTATTTATGGGGACGATGCACTGAACCCGTCTTATGTAGACAACAATAATTCGTATGCTCATCagtttgataaaattttcgatcacattatttccatttcgtcTAGCAACATTCTGCTCTCCTATGGGAAGCCCGACCCGAAGCCCAATTTGGCCGCTTTGGCCGCTTTTCCCGCCTTCCCCGCCTCCCCCATTTCGCGCATCACCCACCGGGTGATCTCCAAAATGAGCGCCTCGGACGCTTCGCCCTTCATCCCCATGGCGCACGACGAGCACTTCGTGAGGATGGTCATGGAGAAGCCGGAGCGCAACCCCAGGTGGGCGCCTCGCCCAGAAGCAGCggcgggggaagaagaagcagcagtGGAAGAAGACGTGGAAGAAGACGTGGAAGAAGACGTGGAAGGGAGAGTCAAACTGGAAATAGAAGGCAGCGTATGGGTCGCCAAGCAGGGGCAGAAGCGgacgaagcagacgaagcagacgaggcagacgaagcagacgaGGCAGACGAGGCAGACGAAGCAGCTGACGCAGCCGAAGCGGCACCACCCCGAGGATGATGCCGATGAAGAGGCGACTACCCAAAACAACTGCGTCCTGCCGCCACACAAATATCAGTCTATTGCACGACTCGTAAATGATTATCGAAACGTAGTTGAGATAAAAACACTGATAGATAAAAATCAGATCTGCGTGAGTGAGTCGGAAAAGAAACTCGTACGAAGTATGTACAACCAGATGAGCAAAAACGTAGTGAAGAAAATCGAAATTGTTAATACGGTGTACCGGTCCGAGAGGGAAAAATCGCGTAGGAGTAAGGGGCAGTGTCAGGGCGAGACGAATTGCACGAGCGTGAGGGACGCGGTGGGTGGAGACACCACTAGTGCCGATGCGCAGGGTTATGCCTCCGCCAGTAGTGCACATGCGCAGGGTTATGCCCCCaacaggaggaagaaaagaaacgcACAGCCGCACAGCGGGACGAATGGCAGCCACGACAGGGATGAAGTGCCCCGGCTGTACGAAAGCAAACAGTACAagcaaatgataaaaaacgTAATCGCATTCGTGAGTGTATTCGAGTATAtcgaaaagaagaagcaacacTACATTCTCCTGCCATATGAAGTGGTGCAGTGGACCAATTTTCTTCTGAACTACCTCTCAGAGTTGATGCcaacaaatatatacgtTCATACCAAACTATCTCAAAGGGAAAATCCAACTCATCAGGAAAGGACCAAGACAATGAATATCTACatgaaggaaattaaaaagtggtTAATAGTGAAGGCCATCAATGTGTATAAATTCTTTAAGAACAAGAAGGGGGTGGATTTGATGAGACGAACTGATTACCTCGACTTTGTCCGTGCAGAGACGTATGACTCATCATATCgataccttttttatgactATCCCTTTATAAACCTGAAGCAGTtgtatttgtttattttttttaatgtttcaAAGTATTTTAAGTATATCTCTGCTCCGGGGGATGCCGTGGGGTCCATTTCGGCACAGTCCATTGGGGAGCCCGGCACGCAGATGACGCTCAAGACGTTTCACTTCGCAG GCGTGGCCAGCATGAACGTAACCCTAGGTGTGCCAAGAAtcaaagaaattataaacgCGTCGAGCACTATTCAAACACCCATATTGAATATCCCTCTACAGGTGAAGGATAATTATAACTTTGCACTCATGATGAAAtccaaattggaaaaaactACAATAAGAGATATATGTCTCTACATAAAGGAAGACTACACAAGTCGAGGGATCTTCTTATCTGTGAAGTTTAACGAGGAACTAATTCataacttatttttaaacataaatgCGTATAGCATTAAGGAGATAATAATGAGACAGAGtcatattaacaaaataaaaattaacaaagtAGTTGTAGAGGTGGTAAATGAGTATAAGTTACACATGTCgttgaaaaatggagagtttttattttttcaaatggaGTCTCTGAAGAAGGGACTGCTGGATCTGCTCATTCATGGGGATAAGGATATAAAGCGGTGTATCATtaagaaggaggaggtggAGGTCACGGACGATGAGGTGGAGGGAACGGGTGAAGGGGTGGAAGGCACAGGTGAAGGGGTGGAAGGCACAGGTGAAGGGGTGGAAGGCACAGGTGAAGGGGTGGAG ggaaaaaaacgcccCCCTACTGCCCATGGCGACGACGCTAACCACAcgaaaggagaagaagccaCCGAGAAGGAACGCCCCGAGAAGGAACGCCCTGGGAAGGAACTCCTTGGAAAGGAATGCcccaaggaggagaagctgcGAAACATCATGGAAGCctttaaaatgcaaataaaggaagaaatgctAAAAAGGGACAACCCAGGAGGggatgaagaaggaggagaaggagaaggagaagaagaactgCTTATCAACCTAGATACGATAAATATCGACTCGTTAAACTTAGAAAAA GGAAACGCGCTGAACTACGTCCTGGGGTTGGAAGGAGTAGACTTTAAACACATCATTTCCAACCACGTGATTAATGTTTTTCAAGTGCTGGGCATCGAAGCCGCCAGAGTCACCATCATCaatgaaataaagaaatgtatCGAGGCGTACAGCATAGACATCGATATCAGGCACATCATGCTGCTGGCGGATATCATGGCCTTCAC GGGAGACATCCTTGGGATAAACCGCTTCGGCATTCAGAAGGCCAGGCACAGCACGCTCATGCTGGCATCCTTCGAAGAGACCAACGAACACCTTTTCGTTTCctcgttttttaaaaatagagacgaaattaataatatcagTGAGAGTATCattgtgggaaaaaatattccgaTTGGCACGGGTGCCTTCCAGCTCCTCTACGACTACAAGTT caACCGAGAGGAAAGGAAGCTCACCCTTCTGGAAAGGGCGCAGCAGGAAGTGCCGTGA